A segment of the Robbsia sp. KACC 23696 genome:
CCACCACCACCTTCATGCCGACCATCTGCGCCGATGCCGGGTTCGTGCCGTGGGCCGATGCGGGGATCAGGCAGACGTCGCGCTGCGCTTCGCCACGCGAAGCATGGTAGGCGCGGATGATCAACAGGCCGGCGTATTCGCCTTGCGAGCCGGCGTTCGGCTGCAGCGAGACGGCCGCATAGCCGGTGCAGGCGACCAACATCTCTTCCAACTGCGCGATCATCGTCTGATAGCCCAGCGTCTGCGTCGACGGTGCGAACGGATGGATCGCGCCGAAGGCCGGCCAGGTCACCGGCAGCATCTCGGCCGTGGCGTTCAGCTTCATCGTGCACGAGCCCAGCGGGATCATCGTGCGGTCGAGCGCCAGGTCCTTGTCGGCCAGCTTGCGCAGATAGCGCAACATCTCGGTTTCGCTGTGATAGCGGTTGAACGTCGGATGCGTCAGGAACGCGGTCCGGCGCGTCAGCGCGTCCGGCCAGCTCAGCGCGGCGGCCTTCGTGATCGTCGCGTCGAGTGCGCCGATGTCGACATTCGAGGCGGCCGAGGTGCCGGCGTTCGAGAACAGGGCGAACAGCGTGTCCAGATCCGCGCGGGTGCTGGTTTCGTCGAAGGACAAGCCGAGGTGCGCGTCGTCGATCCGGCGGAAGTTGTAGCCGGCCTGGACGGCCGCGTCGTGCAACTGCGACGTCGCGCCTGCCGTATGCACGGTCAAGGTATCGAAGTAGGTCTCGTTGACGACGGTCCAACCGAGCGCGCGCAGCCCTTGCGCCGCGATCGCGGTGATGCGGTTCACACGCGCCGCAATACCTTGCAGGCCGGCCGGCCCGTGGTAGACCGCGTACATGCTTGCCATGATCGCCAGCAAGGCTTGCGCGGTGCAGATGTTCGACGTCGCTTTTTCACGGCGGATATGCTGCTCGCGCGTTTGCAGCGCCAGACGCAGCGCCGGCTGGCCCTGTGCGTCGACGGTGACGCCCACCAGACGGCCTGGCAGTTGACGTTTCAGTTCGTCGCGCACGGCCATGAAGGCGGCGTGCGGGCCACCGAAGGCCATCGGCACGCCGAAGCGCTGGCTATTGCCCACGGCGACATCGGCACCCCATTCGCCCGGCGCGGACAGCACCGTCAGCGCGAGCAGATCCGCGGCCGCCACGACCTTGGCGCCTGCTTGGTGCAGCGCCTCGGTCAACGCGCGGTAGTCGCGGACATCGCCATTGACGCCCGGGTATTGCAGCAGTACGCCGAACGGCGCCGATTGCGCGGCGTCGGCGGCGGGGCCGACGACGACCTGGATGCCCAGCGGCTCGGCGCGCGTGCGCAGCACTTCGATGGTTTGCGGCAACGTGTCATCGGCGACATAAAACACCGTCGACGTGGACTTGCCGGCACGCTTGACCAGCGTCATCGCCTCGGCGGCCGCGGTGGCCTCGTCGAGCATCGATGCGTTGGCGACGTCCAGGCCGGTCAGATCGGTGATCATCTGCTGATAATTCAGCAGCGCTTCCAGACGCCCTTGCGAGATTTCCGGCTGGTAGGGCGTATAGGCCGTGTACCAAGCCGGATTCTCAAGGATATTGCGCAGAATCACGTTCGGCGTGTGTGTGCCGTAGTAGCCCTGGCCGATCAGGTTGCGCATGACCTGGTTCTGATCCGCCAGGGTGCGCAGCAACGCGATGGCCTCGGCTTCGTCGCGCGGCTCGGTGAACGCGCCGAGCGGCAACGCTTCGGTGCGACGGATGTCTTGCGGAATCACCGCATCGATCAGCGCGCCGCGGTCGGCATAGCCGAGCACGTCGAGCATCGCGCGTTCGTCGGCGTCGATGGTGCCGATATGACGCGCTTCGAAGGCGTTATGGCGTTCCAGCGAGGACAGGGACACGGACGACAGCGGCAGCAAGGCCGACGGCGGCACGGGGGCGGAGGCGGAATCCTGAGCCGGCAGTGCCGACGGGACGGAGAGATCGGTCATGATGGGACGGGCGAAGGAAGCGGAGCACAGTCGCGCCCACATGAGCGCGACTTTGACGAATGCTGCAAAAAATAAGGGACGGCACCGGAAGGGCATCGACGAAGCACGTCGTCGTCGCCAATCCGGGTAAAGCGTGTGCGGCAACGCGGCGGTTGCCGCGCGTCCCGCCTTACTCGCCGATCGACTGCTTGTACTGGTCGGCGCTCAGCAGCGCGGCCGTCGCAGCGGCATCGGTCGGTTTGATCTTGAACAGCCATGCCTCGTAGGGCTTGGCATTGACGGAGTCGGGCGCATCGCCCAGATCGCCATTGGCGGCGACGATCTCGCCTGCCACCGGCGCGTAGATGTCCGACGCCGCCTTCACCGATTCCACGACGGCGATGGCTTCGCCGGCGCTGACTTGGCGGCCGGCTTCAGGCAGGTCGACGAACACGATATCGCCAAGGGCTTCTTGCGCGTGGTCGCTGATACCCACGGTCAACGTGCCGTCGGCTTCGGTGCGGATCCATTCATGCGACTCCGTGTACTTCAGGTCGGCTGGGGTGGTCATGGCATCCTCTCTCTTAAATCGAATTGTGTTGTGCAGCAAGGCTGCTGCGCTAAATAAGGTGTGCGTCCGCTGTGCTCGGAAACGTCCGATTCGCCCGAACCGGCGTACGACTAGAGCGAGACCAATGTCTTGCCTTGCCGCACGAACGGTAATTTAACCACGGTCGCGGGCAATTGTTTGTCCCGAATCTGCACTTGTACGGTGTCACCCGGCTTGACGTCCATGGGCACCCGCGCGAAAGCGATCGAGCGCTGCAGCGACGGCGAGAACGTGCCGCTGGTGATTTCACCCTCGCCGGATGCGGTCAGCACCTTCTGATGGCTGCGCAGCACACCGCCGCTGCCTTGCAGCAACAGGCCGACGAAGGCGGCGCGCTGGCCATCCGAATCCAGTTGGCCACGGCCCATGAAAGCGCGGTCGGTCGAGCGATCGACGGTCCAGGCAAGGCCCGCGTCGAGCGGCGAGACGGTGTCGTCCATATCCTGGCCGTACAGATTCATGCCCGCTTCCAGGCGCAGCGTGTCGCGCGCGCCCAGGCCGGCCGGGCGTACGCCGGCATCGACCAGGGCCTGCCAGAGTGCCGCGCTGGCGTTGGCATCGCAGACGATTTCAAAGCCGTCCTCGCCGGTATAGCCGGTGCGGGCGATCATCAGCTCGCCGAAGGGCGAGTCCGGAATCTGGGCCGCGTGGAACGGCTTCAGCGGCTCGGACGCGGCCTGGGAGCCGGGAATCGCTGTCCAGGTCTTGGCGCGTGCTTCCGGCCCTTGGACGGCGATGATGCCGAGGTCCGGGCGGGACACGACGGAGACGTTGAAGTCGCCCTCGGCGTTCAAGCGGCCGAGCCAGGCGATGTCCTTATCGGCGGTGCCGGCGTTGACGACCAGGCGGAACGACGTTTCCTCGAAGAAGTAGACGATCAAGTCGTCGACAACGCCGCCGTCGCCGTTCAGCATGCAGGAATACAGGGCGCGGCCGGGCGTTTGCAGCTTTGCCACGTCGTTGGCGAGCGCGCGTTGCAGGAAGGGCCGGACTGCTTCGCCGGTCAGGTCGACCACGCGCATATGGGAGACATCGAACATGCCGGCGCTGGTGCGGACCGCGCGATGTTCCTCGATTTGGGAGCCGTAGTTGACGGGCATGTCCCAGCCTCCGAAGTCGACCATGCGGGCGCCAGCGGCGCGATGGACGGCGTTCAGTGCGGTCTTATTCAATTCGGTCATTTGGGGCCCCAGCGGCATCGAAAACGAAAAAAGGGGTCGACGCCGCGCCGCCTTTGCAGGCGCGCAGTGCCGACCCCTCTGTCCTCGATACCTGAGAGATTGCATGGAATCGTGCGCCAGCGGTCGAACGGGGACAGGTCCCAAGCGTTCGATCCGATCCGGCGGCGTTTACATGCGCGCCCCTTCGGTGGGCAGGCTAGACGCGCGATACACGCGTCCGCTGCCGCTCTCCAGAGATGCGGAAGCCGGAGCTTCCGGCGCGATCGGTCCTTTTGCCTGAGAGTTTGTGGGTATTACCCCTTCGGCGGCGACGTCGGCTATTACCGAAAACAGTGGAATTCGGTAAAGGGGGTGCGCAATGCGCATGCCCGCTGGCCCATGACGTCGCGCTCTCCCGATGCGCCCGGCGACTGTAAGGCAGCCGCGCGGCGAAGTCAAATAGAGAAAAGTATTGCCCCATCCGGCTGACAGACCAAACAGCCAAATCGGCCCTCGCTGGCGTACTGGCTCCCGGAAAAGGGGGCCTCCGCGTGCTAACATCGCCACTCTTCCTGACCCTTCCGTGATCGATCCTGCCGTGTTGACCGGGCGGGCGATATCGCCTTTTTTTCAGAGAGTTACCCATGTCGGGCATGAACGCCGCACAGCGTGAAGCGGTGCACTATCTTGACGGTCCGTGCCTCGTGCTGGCGGGTGCCGGCAGTGGCAAGACGCGCGTGATCACGCAGAAGATCGCGCATTTGATCGAGCACAAAGGTTTCGAGCCGAAGCACATTGCCGCCGTGACGTTTACGAACAAGGCGGCGGCGGAAATGCGCGAGCGGATTGCGACCTTGCTCGAAGGCAAGACGCTGACCACGCCGGGCAAGGAGGGGCGGAAGGTGCCCGTCAACCAGCTCACCGTATGTACGTTCCACTCGCTGGGCGTGCAGATCCTGCGCCAGGAGGCGGAGCACGTCGGGCTGAAGCCGCAGTTCTCGATCATGGACTCGGACGACTGCTTCTCGATGATTCAGGAGCAGGTGGGCAGTACCGACAAGGGGATGATCCGGAAGATTCAGACGCAGGTCTCGTTGTGGAAGAACGCGATGCTGACGCCGGAGCAGGCTGCCGCGGTTGCCGAAGACGTCGATCAGCATCAGGCGGCCATTGTTTTCCGGAATTACGTGGCGACCTTGCACGCGTATCAGGCGGTCGATTTCGACGATCTGATCCGACTGCCGGCCGAGTTGTTCGCGCGCAACGAGGAAGTGCGGGACCGGTGGCAGAACCGTCTGCGCTATCTGCTGATCGACGAATACCAGGATACGAACGCCTGCCAGTACCAATTGGTCAAGCAGATCGCCGGACGACGTTCGGCGTTCACTGCGGTGGGCGACGACGACCAGGCCATTTACGGTTGGCGCGGCGCGACGCTGGAGAATCTGGCGCAGTTGCAGGTGGATTTCCCGCAATTGAAGGTGATCAAGCTGGAGCAGAACTACCGCTCCACGGTGCGGATCCTGACCGCGGCCAATAACGTGATCGCGAACAATCCGAAGCTTTTTGAGAAGAAGCTGTGGAGCGAGCACGGGATGGGCGACACGATCACCGTCAACGCCGCGAACGACGAGGAGCACGAGGCCGAGTCCGTGGTGTTCCGGATGTCCGCGCACAAGTTCGAGCGCCGCGCGCAGTTTCGGGACTATGCCTTGTTGTATCGGGGCAATTTCCAGGCGCGAATCTTCGAGCAGATCCTGCGACGCGAGCGCATCCCTTATGTGCTGTCGGGCGGCCAATCGTTCTTCGACAAGGCCGAGATCAAGGACGTGTGTTCGTACTTGCGCCTGATCGCAAACGCCGATGACGACCCGGCTTTTATCCGGGCCGTGACGACGCCGCGACGCGGAGTGGGGAATGCGACGCTGGAGGTGCTGGGGAGTTATGCGGGGCAGTCGAAGGTGTCGCTGTTCGAGGCGGTCTATATGGGCGGCATCGAGGCGCGGCTGAGCCCGCGCCAGCTCGAACCGCTGCGCGCCTTCTGCGACTTCCTGCAACGGTTGACCGATCGTGCGAAGAAAGAAGCGGCGAACACGCTGCTCGACGAGTTGATGGAGGGCATGCACTACGAGGCCTATCTGTACGACGCGTACGACGATCGCGCGGCGCAGACCAAGTGGCAGAATGTGCTGGAATTCCTCGAATGGCTGAAGCGCAAGGGTACGAAGGCGACGGTCGAGAACGAGGAGGAAGCCACCGGCTATGACACGGCGAATGGCCTCGCGGACGAGGGCAAGGATCTGATGAAACTGATCCAGACCGTCGCTTTGATGTCGATGCTGGAAGGCAAGGAAGAAGATCCAGATGCGGTGCGCCTGACGACGGTGCATGCGTCGAAGGGGCTCGAGTATCCGCACGTGTTTCTGGTGGGCTGCGAGGAGGGGATTCTGCCCCACCGCGGCAGCGACGACGCGCCGGCCGATGATGCGCGGATCGAGGAAGAGCGTCGGCTGATGTATGTGGCGATTACGCGGGCGCAGCGGAGTCTGCACCTCTCGTGGTGCAAGAAGCGGAAGCGGGCGCGTGAGACGGTGGTCTGCGAGGCGTCACGGTTTATCGAGGAGATGGGGCTGGCGGAAGCCCCACCCCCTACGGCCGATGAAGCACCGATGACGCCGAAGGATCGGATGGCCGCGTTGAAGGCGTTGTTGGGGACGTGAGGCTAGCTTTCCTGCTCGTTGTTGCACTTGCGCGGGGATGTGTACAAAATTGGTCGCTTCCTCGCGACTTGTGTTAGACTAGCCGTCTTATTGTTGGTGTGGTTTTTTGGCAACCAACAAACGTGTCGGCGCTGCGAACCTGTTTTTCGTCTTTCGCACCCACAGCCGCCACGAACTATTAGCTTTGCCTCATCTGCGTCCGTAGCTCAATGGATAGAGTACTGCCCTCCGAAGGCAGGGGTTGCTGGTTCGATCCCAGCCGGACGCACCAATCAAAATCCAGTGGTCAGAAGTGAAAGTTGTGTGCCGTTCGGCTAGTAATGTCGAAAACGCCGCTATCGCTGGTCCAGTTCCGGCGGCCCGACGAGTCTCTAAGCGACACCGCTGCGCGGATGGCGTAGCGCTAGCGCGAGTGTGTATAATTAATCAGATCTATACACATATCAGGTGACGGTTATGCGGACCAACATCGAAATCGATGATCGGTTGATGGGCGAAGCCTTGTCCGTGACCGGCGTAAAGACTAAGCGGGAAGCGGTGGAATTGGGTCTTAAAACACTGATCCGGCTCAAGCAGCAGGAGCAAATTCGCCAATATCGAGGCAAGTTGCAGTGGGAAGGCGATCTTGAAGCAATGAGAGTCGATCAATGACGCTAGTCGATTCGAGTGTCTGGATCGACTATTTTCGCGGCATAAAATCGCCGGAAACCAATAAGTTGGATATATTGTTGGGCACCGAGGTCTTGCAGACTGGCGATTTGATCTTGGCGGAAGTGTTGCAAGGGTTTCCCGTTGAGGCAGACTTCAACGTTGCGAAGCAATTGATGACCAAGGGGCTGGTTGTCGTGCCGCTTGTCGGGTCGCAGAACGCAATCCAGGCAGCGCGAAACTATCGCACGCTGCGGGCGCAGGGCGTCACAATCCGCAAGACGATCGATACGTTGATAGCAACCTACTGTATCGAGAACGGTGTATCCCTGCTGTTCAGTGACAGAGACTTTCGTCCGTTTGTGGATAGCTTGGGTCTCCGCTCAGCGTTACACAATGATTAATCCCATTCTGTTTGTATAACGGCATCACACGCAGCGCATCGAAAGAAAATCTTGCGGATCCTATGCAATCCTAATCAAACCTCCCTCGGTGCCACCGACGCCCCTGCAATCTTATGCCGTCCCAAAGCATCGGCAACAAATCCCGACGCCTTCATCTCTTCCACAAACGCTGCCAGGAAGCTGGCCGCCTCAGGCCCGCGACTTTTCGGCAGGCCCATCGCTTGCCGAATCACCATGAAGCGCTCATCGAGCAGCCGTAGGCCCGTAAGTTTGGCCGCGTCGCTTTCCAGTTGCTGCTTCACCCCAGCGGCAACCTCCAAATTCTGCTCAAGGAACGTTGCCACGACGGTCGGCGACGTGGGCGCACGGATGATTTCCGCATGCTGCAATTCCCGCGTCAAAAACAGATCGTAGGCGCTGCCCTTTCCAACGACCACCCGAATCCCCGTCCGATCCACCGCCTCGTTCGTCTTGATCGGCGATGCATCGCGCACCATATAAAACCCTTCGATCAATACATAAGGTGCGGTAAACGCGATGCTCTCACCGCGCTTCGGATCCACCGCAAAAAATCCAAAGTCCGCCTGCTCGTCGCTGACGGCCTGAACGGACTTCCCCGCCGCATCGAATACCACTAACTCGACCGGCACGCCAAGACGTTCGCCCAATGCATGTGCGAGATCGACCGAGACGCCAAAGGGCATACCGGTTGCCGCATCCCGATTTGCCAAAATCGGATTGCCGAGATTGATGGAAGCGCGCAGATTGCCGGTCGGCGCGAAGGCACGAACGATGGATGCATCAATAGCCATGGATAGAAGCGGTAAAGCGACCGGCCTGCACTGTCGGTCTAGGGTCTAAGAATGTCGCTGATATTCGAAAGCGCATCGAGCGTATGTCGAAGATGGTCGGCCAGTGCTTCCGACGCTTCCGCATTACGTTCGCGCTCCAGAAGATCGAGAATATGCAGATGCTGCTTGCAGTGTTCGGTGTAACGCTTGCGATCCTGCATCGAGCGATAAGAAAGCAGCCGCCGCACGCGGTTTACGCGTTTGATGGCATCGATAAAAAACGAATTGCCCGATGCTTCCACCAAGGACTCGTGAAACCGTACGCCACGATCGTGAAGCTGATCGGCGCTGTCCGTTTCGATACCGCCTTCCAGCAAATGCATTTCCGCGGCGCGGCAACGCTCCAATACCTTCGCATCGAGTCGATAGCCGGGCTCCAGTAAAGCAGCCGGTTCGAGCGCGAGACGCAGCCGATACGATTTCAGCAGACTGTCCGGTGTGGTGAGCATCGACGAGAACTGCCATCCATAGCCGGGCTTGCGTTGCGCCCACCCCTCTTGCGCGATACGGCTGAGCACCGCGCTAAGCTGTGCGCTCGTCAACGCGTATCGCGTTTTCAACAACTGCTCCGAGACCTCCTCGGGAATCAGCCCCTTCAAACGATCATCGGCGATACGAAAGTAAACGCTGGTGACGGCATCCGATTCGCTCAGCCCGAGCTGATCCACGATCTGGTCAAGCGGTGCATCTACCGGCTGTGCCAGAAAGAAGCCGCGATTGCGTTGCCGCGTCAATACGCCTTTATCGTGCAAAAAGGCAAGCGCATCGTTGACCGGCGACCGTGAGACTCTCAGGCGATCAGCAATCAACTGCGCGGGCAGATGGCTGCCGACAGCCATCCCTTCGGCGTGAATGAGCGCGACAATTTGCGAAGCGATGGAATTCTCGGTCATGGCAATGCTGGCTGCTGCTGGGTTGCGCGGCGACGCCTCCGCCGCCCCTTCAGCATCAGGCCGGGAGCGATTGCGCCGCGAGTGTCTTATGTAATATCAGGGGAATGACGCCGCCCGCACGAAGCAAAGCCGTCTCCAACTGCGTTTCCACCCCCGCCACTGCGTCGAACGGTTCTATCCTGCCGTCCGCACGGATGATTCTGACATTGATTTTACAACGCGGCGAAATCGTATCGGGCGCAGCGTTCACTTCGATCCGGTCGCCCGCGCGGATGGCCAGGCTGTCGGGCGTGACGCCTTTAGGCAGCCGTATCGGCAAAATGCCCATGCCGATCAGATTCGATCGATGAATCCGCTCGAAACTGACCGCCAATACCGCGCGAATACCGAGCAGACGCTGGCCCTTGGCAGCCCAGTCGCGCGACGATCCGGTGCCGTATCGCTCGCCGGCGATCAGCACGACGGACTCATTCGCCGCGCGATATCGATTGGCGGCCTCGAAAATCGGCACGACCTCGCCACTCGGCACGTGCAAGGTGTTGGCCACCGGCGCGTCCGGCTGCAGCAGGTTGACCAAGGTCTTGTTATAGAACGCGGCGCGCACCATGACCTCCCAGTTTCCCCTACGCGACGCGAAGACATTGAGGTCGTTTCGATCGTCACCCCGCTCGACCAGAAAGTCGGCGACATTGCTGTCCTTGGGGATGGCGCTCGCCGGCGATATATGGTCCGTGGTCACATCGTCACCGAGCACCAGTAACGGATACGCCTGGTACACGCCCAACTGACTGCCCTCCGTCAGCGCGGCAAAGGGCGGCCTGCGCAGCGCGGTGGACTGCGCCTGCCACGGGAACTGCGCGCTGTCTGGAACGCGCATCTCGTGCCACAGCGGATTCCGGCTCGCAATGGCGAAGGCCTTGGGATAGTCGGTCGGCTCCGCTGCGCGTTCGACCAGCGCCGCGACTTCTTCGCGACTCGGCCAGAGATCGCGTAGATACACCGCTTCGCCGTCGCGGCCGATCTGCACCGACTTCTCGCGAAGGTCGATCTCCGCGTCGCCCGCTAGCGCAAAGGCAATGACGAGCGGGGGCGACATCAGAAATCCAAGATCCAGATCCGGATGGATCCGGCCGGGGAAATTGCGATTTCCCGATAACATCGCGACCGGATAGGCCGCGCCCGCGGCAATGCCCGCGCTGATCGGTTCACTGAGTTGCCCCGAATTGCCGATGCAGGTGGTGCAGCCATAGCCGACGATGTCGAATCCGACCGACGATAGATCGTCGATCAAGCCGGCGCGTGCAAGGTAGGCCGCAGCGGCAGGAGAACCGGGGCCGAGTGAGGTCTTGACCCACGACGGTACCGTGAGCCCTCGCTCCCGGGCTTTGCGCGCGAGGAGTCCCGCGGCTATCAGCAGCGCGGGATCGGACGTATTGGTACAACTGGTGATGGCGGCGATCGCAATCGGATGCTTCGGCATCGTATGGCCGTCGCCTTTGGGTAGGAAAGCCAACTTCGCGAGCGTGGCGGGGATCTCGTCGTAACGCAGCAGATCCTGCGGCCGTCGAGGGCCGGCAACATGCATACCGATCTCGTTCAGATCGATCAGAATCTGCCGCGTATAGACCGGTTCCGATGCCGGGTCGAACCACGTCCCTTGCCGCTTCGACAAGGTCTCCACCAAGGCGATGGACTCCGGTTGCCGATCGGTGGCGCGAAGGTAAGTCAGCGTGGCGTCGTCGATCGGGAAGAAGCCGGTGCTGGCTCCGTATTCGGGCGCCATATTGGCGACGACCGCTCGCTCCCCGGCGCTCAAGGTACTCACGCCGGGCCCGAAGAATTCGACGAACTCGCCCGACACGCCTATCTGCCGCAGACGCTGCGTGACCGTGAGGGCAAGGTCGGTGGCTAGCGACCCCGGACGCAAGGCGCCGATCAGGCACACGCCGATGACGTCCGGAATACGTTGCATGACCGGCATGCCGAACATGACGGTTTGCGCCTCGAGCCCGCCCACGCCCCATCCCAATACGCCGATGCCGTTGATCATCGGCGTATGACTGTCCGTGCCGATCAAGGTATCCGGGACGGCCCAGCGCTCGCCCGCGCGATCGACCACTGTCGCCACGGTAGCGAGCTGCTCCAGATTGATCGTGTGCATGATGCCCGTGCCGGGCGGATGGATGCGCACATTGCTCAACGCCTTCGAGGCCCAGCGCAGGAAGGTGTAACGCTCTTCGTTGCGTCGCAGTTCGAGCGCCAGGTTTTTAGGCGCGGCGTCGGCGCGACCGAAGTACTCGACCGCCAGCGAGTGATCGACCGACGAATCGACCGGCAATACAGGATTCAACACCGTCGGGTCCGCCCCCGCCTCTGCCAGCGCGTCTCGCATCGCCGCCACGTCCACCAGTGCCGGTGTGCTCGTCGTGTCGTGCATCAAGACGCGATTCGGCTGAAACGCAATTTCGACCTCGCTGCTGCCCTGCGCCAGCCAGGCAAAGATCCCGTCCACCGCTGCGCGACGTTCGTCGCCGTCGGTGTTGCGGATGACATTCTCCAATAGCAAACGCAGCACGACTGGCAGGCGCATGAGCGCCTCACCAAACATCGATGGCAGATCGATGTAGCGGAGGGACAGGTCGCCGGATTGCAGGCGCGCTTCTGGGGGGGAGTAAGTGTTTTCCATAGCTGTATTTTTGCATTTTACTCGTGCAAAGTGCAATATAGTACAAACCCCAGAAGAATAAAACAGGAGACTGATGCCGTGGA
Coding sequences within it:
- a CDS encoding ABC transporter substrate-binding protein, with protein sequence MAIDASIVRAFAPTGNLRASINLGNPILANRDAATGMPFGVSVDLAHALGERLGVPVELVVFDAAGKSVQAVSDEQADFGFFAVDPKRGESIAFTAPYVLIEGFYMVRDASPIKTNEAVDRTGIRVVVGKGSAYDLFLTRELQHAEIIRAPTSPTVVATFLEQNLEVAAGVKQQLESDAAKLTGLRLLDERFMVIRQAMGLPKSRGPEAASFLAAFVEEMKASGFVADALGRHKIAGASVAPREV
- the gcvH gene encoding glycine cleavage system protein GcvH, which translates into the protein MTTPADLKYTESHEWIRTEADGTLTVGISDHAQEALGDIVFVDLPEAGRQVSAGEAIAVVESVKAASDIYAPVAGEIVAANGDLGDAPDSVNAKPYEAWLFKIKPTDAAATAALLSADQYKQSIGE
- a CDS encoding PIN domain nuclease, yielding MTLVDSSVWIDYFRGIKSPETNKLDILLGTEVLQTGDLILAEVLQGFPVEADFNVAKQLMTKGLVVVPLVGSQNAIQAARNYRTLRAQGVTIRKTIDTLIATYCIENGVSLLFSDRDFRPFVDSLGLRSALHND
- the gcvP gene encoding aminomethyl-transferring glycine dehydrogenase — its product is MTDLSVPSALPAQDSASAPVPPSALLPLSSVSLSSLERHNAFEARHIGTIDADERAMLDVLGYADRGALIDAVIPQDIRRTEALPLGAFTEPRDEAEAIALLRTLADQNQVMRNLIGQGYYGTHTPNVILRNILENPAWYTAYTPYQPEISQGRLEALLNYQQMITDLTGLDVANASMLDEATAAAEAMTLVKRAGKSTSTVFYVADDTLPQTIEVLRTRAEPLGIQVVVGPAADAAQSAPFGVLLQYPGVNGDVRDYRALTEALHQAGAKVVAAADLLALTVLSAPGEWGADVAVGNSQRFGVPMAFGGPHAAFMAVRDELKRQLPGRLVGVTVDAQGQPALRLALQTREQHIRREKATSNICTAQALLAIMASMYAVYHGPAGLQGIAARVNRITAIAAQGLRALGWTVVNETYFDTLTVHTAGATSQLHDAAVQAGYNFRRIDDAHLGLSFDETSTRADLDTLFALFSNAGTSAASNVDIGALDATITKAAALSWPDALTRRTAFLTHPTFNRYHSETEMLRYLRKLADKDLALDRTMIPLGSCTMKLNATAEMLPVTWPAFGAIHPFAPSTQTLGYQTMIAQLEEMLVACTGYAAVSLQPNAGSQGEYAGLLIIRAYHASRGEAQRDVCLIPASAHGTNPASAQMVGMKVVVVACDSNGNVDLDDLRAKAAQHADKLAAIMITYPSTHGVFESRVREICDVVHEHGGQVYVDGANMNAMVGLAAPGAFGGDVSHLNLHKTFCIPHGGGGPGVGPVAVGAHLAKFLPNATSVGYQRGEDGISAVSAAPFGSAGILPISWMYIAMMGAAGLRRASENAILSANYIAKRLSPHFPVLYAGPGGLVAHECIIDLRPIKDSSGISVDDVAKRLIDYGFHAPTMSFPVPGTLMIEPTESESKFELDRFIDAMIAIREEIRAVESGALDREDNPLKHAPHTAPVVTSDSWSHAYTREQAAYPVKSLRATKYWSPVGRADNAYGDRNLVCSCPDITSYQ
- a CDS encoding type II toxin-antitoxin system VapB family antitoxin; the encoded protein is MRTNIEIDDRLMGEALSVTGVKTKREAVELGLKTLIRLKQQEQIRQYRGKLQWEGDLEAMRVDQ
- a CDS encoding GntR family transcriptional regulator, which encodes MTENSIASQIVALIHAEGMAVGSHLPAQLIADRLRVSRSPVNDALAFLHDKGVLTRQRNRGFFLAQPVDAPLDQIVDQLGLSESDAVTSVYFRIADDRLKGLIPEEVSEQLLKTRYALTSAQLSAVLSRIAQEGWAQRKPGYGWQFSSMLTTPDSLLKSYRLRLALEPAALLEPGYRLDAKVLERCRAAEMHLLEGGIETDSADQLHDRGVRFHESLVEASGNSFFIDAIKRVNRVRRLLSYRSMQDRKRYTEHCKQHLHILDLLERERNAEASEALADHLRHTLDALSNISDILRP
- a CDS encoding UvrD-helicase domain-containing protein; its protein translation is MSGMNAAQREAVHYLDGPCLVLAGAGSGKTRVITQKIAHLIEHKGFEPKHIAAVTFTNKAAAEMRERIATLLEGKTLTTPGKEGRKVPVNQLTVCTFHSLGVQILRQEAEHVGLKPQFSIMDSDDCFSMIQEQVGSTDKGMIRKIQTQVSLWKNAMLTPEQAAAVAEDVDQHQAAIVFRNYVATLHAYQAVDFDDLIRLPAELFARNEEVRDRWQNRLRYLLIDEYQDTNACQYQLVKQIAGRRSAFTAVGDDDQAIYGWRGATLENLAQLQVDFPQLKVIKLEQNYRSTVRILTAANNVIANNPKLFEKKLWSEHGMGDTITVNAANDEEHEAESVVFRMSAHKFERRAQFRDYALLYRGNFQARIFEQILRRERIPYVLSGGQSFFDKAEIKDVCSYLRLIANADDDPAFIRAVTTPRRGVGNATLEVLGSYAGQSKVSLFEAVYMGGIEARLSPRQLEPLRAFCDFLQRLTDRAKKEAANTLLDELMEGMHYEAYLYDAYDDRAAQTKWQNVLEFLEWLKRKGTKATVENEEEATGYDTANGLADEGKDLMKLIQTVALMSMLEGKEEDPDAVRLTTVHASKGLEYPHVFLVGCEEGILPHRGSDDAPADDARIEEERRLMYVAITRAQRSLHLSWCKKRKRARETVVCEASRFIEEMGLAEAPPPTADEAPMTPKDRMAALKALLGT
- the gcvT gene encoding glycine cleavage system aminomethyltransferase GcvT, coding for MTELNKTALNAVHRAAGARMVDFGGWDMPVNYGSQIEEHRAVRTSAGMFDVSHMRVVDLTGEAVRPFLQRALANDVAKLQTPGRALYSCMLNGDGGVVDDLIVYFFEETSFRLVVNAGTADKDIAWLGRLNAEGDFNVSVVSRPDLGIIAVQGPEARAKTWTAIPGSQAASEPLKPFHAAQIPDSPFGELMIARTGYTGEDGFEIVCDANASAALWQALVDAGVRPAGLGARDTLRLEAGMNLYGQDMDDTVSPLDAGLAWTVDRSTDRAFMGRGQLDSDGQRAAFVGLLLQGSGGVLRSHQKVLTASGEGEITSGTFSPSLQRSIAFARVPMDVKPGDTVQVQIRDKQLPATVVKLPFVRQGKTLVSL